The Tenebrio molitor chromosome 3, icTenMoli1.1, whole genome shotgun sequence genome contains a region encoding:
- the twf gene encoding twinfilin gives MSHQTGIKANDDLKKFLGKCRDGKVRIVKISIENEQLVLASHKDVKSTWDKDFDKYVTPLVEENQPCYLLYRLDSKNSSGYEWLFVSWSPDTAPIRQKMLYASTKATLKQEFGTSQIKEELHGTVLNDITLNGYQKYKKAAVAPAPLTIREEELQEIRRTEVHTDINVDSKQQTLTGVAFPITESAKQAICDMARGSYDYLQFKINIEEETIHLVNAEILSIDKLPSKVPEDSGRYHLYKFKHTHEGDYMENIVFIYSMPGYNCPIKERMLYSSCKNPLTDTITNLGLDIVKKLEVDSGSELTENFLYEEIHPTKNLHRPKFAKPRGPPNRGPKRMTKSQNTGN, from the exons atgtCTCATCAAACAGGAATTAAAG CTAATgatgatttgaaaaaatttttgggaaaatgtagGGATGGAAAAGTGAGAATCGTTAAAATTTCCATAGAAAATG AGCAACTAGTTCTTGCCAGTCATAAAGATGTCAAATCTACTTGGGACAAGGATTTTGATAAGTATGTTACTCCCTTAGTGGAAGAAAACCAGCCCTGTTATCTTTTATACAG ATTGGACTCAAAAAATTCATCTGGATATGAATGGCTATTTGTAAGTTGGTCCCCGGATACTGCTCCCATTcgtcaaaaaatgttgtatgctTCAACTAAAGCCACATTGAAACAAGAATTTGGAACATCACAAATTAAGGAAGAATTACATGGGACTGTTTTG aatGATATAACACTAAATGGATAtcagaaatataaaaaagcaGCTGTAGCTCCAGCACCATTAACAATAAGAGAAGAAGAACTCCAAGAGATCAGAAGAACTGAAGTCCATACTGATATTAATGTGGACAGTAAACAACAAACTTTAACAGGTGTTGCCTTTCCGATAACTGAGTCAGCTAAACAAGCTATATGTGATATGGCAAGAGGATCCTATGATTATTTACAATTCAAAATCA ATATTGAAGAGGAAACAATTCATTTGGTTAATGCTGAAATTCTCAGTATTGATAAGCTTCCTTCTAAAGTTCCTGAAGATAGTGGTAGATATCatttatataaatttaaacacaCTCACGAAGGTGACTACATGGAAAATATAGTATTTATATATTCAATGCCAGGATATAATTGTCCAATTAAAGAACGTATGCTGTATTCTAGTTGTAAAAATCCATTGACTGACACAATAACAAACCTGGGTTTAGATATTGTGAAAAAG ctGGAAGTTGATTCTGGGTCTGAGttaactgaaaattttttgtatgaGGAAATACacccaacaaaaaatttacaccGTCCTAAATTTGCCAAACCAAGAGGGCCACCAAATAGAGGACCAAAACGAATGACAAAGTCTCAAAACACAGGAAATTGA
- the Nf-YB gene encoding uncharacterized protein Nf-YB, which produces MEKTELSDDITHTFALTDQYMVQVEEMDDEAEQLTAENTDDSNHDPIDKMGTPLREQDRFLPIANVAKIMKKAIPETGKVNNKIAKDARECVQECVSEFISFITSEASDRCYMEKRKTINGEDILYAMSSLGFDNYVEPLKIYLLKYREAAKSDKNLQPSELAFEEASEETYNATVTRNIIAAEPGGTETVIYTYQDTNIHQFQIN; this is translated from the exons ATGGAAAAAACAGAATTATCTGATGATATTACTCACACTTTTGCCTTAACAGACCAATATATGGTGCAAGTAGAAGAAATGGATG ATGAAGCAGAACAGCTAACAGCAGAAAATACTGATGACTCAAATCATGATCCAATTGATAAAATGGGAACCCCTCTTCGAGAACAAGATAGATTCCTCCCTATCGCAAATGTAgcgaaaataatgaaaaaagcAATCCCCGAAACGGGAAAGGTAAATAATAAA ATTGCCAAAGATGCCCGAGAATGTGTTCAAGAATGTGTCTCTGAATTTATTAGTTTCATCACAAGTGAGGCTAGTGATCGCTGTTACATGGAAAAGCGGAAAACTATAAATGGTGAagatattttgtatgcaatgAGTTCACTAGGTTTTGACAATTATGTTGAACCACTTAAAATCTATCTTTTGAAGTACAGAGAG GCTGCTAAAAGTGATAAGAATTTGCAACCAAGCGAACTTGCCTTTGAAGAAGCATCTGAAGAGACTTACA ACGCAACAGTCACAAGAAATATTATTGCAGCTGAACCAGGGGGCACAGAGACGGTCATTTATACATATCAAGACACTAATATCCACCAGTTTCAAATAAACTAG
- the 140up gene encoding RPII140-upstream gene protein, translated as MLRTLLRTSFTINMVFPFSLASPDNLHKETNTEKNVDISKIQKESGWDRVKRMYQADEFGNLSKELVTITHVGAMSLFVGGVYGGIQNSKGAYMNFIQNNQATAFHDHIEAKKKLQDAVTKSFGRGAFKWAWRLSLFCTTFAGISTTISVYRGKTGIVEYVAAGVVSGSLYKLNMGPRGWIVGGGLGAVLGFTAGCVTLGLMKLTGMSMDEVYYWQQHWEQERSDYVNKGISDYLAKEEGEVIQDHNRRVGNAGKILENLDITQKRLRKNSCIMIYTMSL; from the exons ATGCTACGAACTTTATTGAGAACCagttttacaataaatatGGTTTTCCCTTTTAGCCTAGCCAGTCCAGATAATTTACACAAAGAAACCAATACGGAGAAGAATGTAGATATATCAAAGATACAAAAAGAATCAGGATGGGATCGAGTAAAACGAATGTATCAAGCAGA tGAATTTGGAAATCTCAGTAAAGAACTTGTTACTATTACACATGTGGGAGCGATGAGTTTATTTGTAGGAGGTGTGTATGGAGGAATTCAGAACAGTAAAGGGGCTTATATGAACTTTATACAAAATAACCAAGCAACTGCTTTTCATGATCACATAGAAGcaaag aaaaaattgcaagaTGCTGTCACCAAGAGTTTTGGAAGAGGAGCTTTTAAGTGGGCATGGAGACTCTCACTATTTTGTACGACTTTTGC AGGTATATCAACAACAATTTCTGTATATAGAGGAAAGACAGGGATTGTTGAATATGTTGCTGCTGGTGTGGTTAGTGGTTCattatataaattaaatatggGACCTAGAGGATGGATTGTAGGTGGTGGACTgg GAGCTGTTTTAGGGTTTACAGCAGGTTGTGTCACCTTGGGCTTAATGAAATTAACAGGTATGTCAATGGATGAAGTGTATTATTGGCAGCAGCATTGGGAACAAGAAAGATCAGATTATGTCAACAAGGGTATTTCTGATTACCTCGCAAAAGAAGAAGGTGAAGTAATACAAGATCACAATAGAAGAGTTGGGAATGCTGGAAAGatattagaaaatttagat aTAACACAAAAGCGACTGAGAAAAAATTCTTGTATCATGATTTATACAATGAGCTTGTAG
- the LOC138126930 gene encoding glucoside xylosyltransferase 2-like, whose amino-acid sequence MKLYTYLRIGLTFSVILVIFYFYSIKILNKNVVNIEEPHKATKIYEPTTERIEFKRNDIVVVVVACGDRLQETLIMLKSALMFSKEKLNFIVFAEDNLIESFNQKLSEWKSFTNNGFTYKIMTLTFPINDAEEWKKLFKPCAAQRLFLPNILKEVDSVLYMDTDTLFLTPVEIIWSYFYKMNSSQMAALAPEHEDPNVGWYNRFAKHPYYGKLGVNSGVMLMNLTRMRAFQWSEYVVPIYRKYKLKITWGDQDIINIIFHYHPGKLYLYSCRYNFRPDHCMYMSVCKPAEKYGVAVVHGSRGFFHSEKQPVFQVLYKAFEEFHLGGDVFKEFYQPLEAYLDQQDNTNCGHIKDVFLKNVRRFIDVDYNNHK is encoded by the exons atgaaattgtacACATATCTTAGGATAGGTTTGACATTTTCAGTAATTTTAGTTATATTCTATTTCTATAGTATTAAGatacttaataaaaatgttgttaataTAGAAGAACCTCACAAAGCCACAAAAATTTATGAACCAACAACAGAACGAATCGAATTTAAAAG AAATGATATTGTTGTGGTTGTTGTGGCTTGTGGAGATAGACTTCAAGAAACTTTGATTATGCTAAAATCTGCTTTAATGTTTAGTAAAGAGAagttgaattttattgtttttgctgaagataatttaattgaaagtTTTAATCAAAAA TTAAGTGAATGGAAGTCATTTACAAACAATGGATTCACTTATAAAATAATGACATTAACATTTCCAATTAATGATGCTGAAGAATGGAAAAAGCTTTTTAAGCCTTGTGCTGCCCAAAGATTATTTCTACCA aataTACTGAAGGAAGTAGATTCTGTTTTATATATGGACACTGACACTTTATTTCTGACACCAGTTGAGATTATTTGGAGTTACTTTTACAAGATGAATTCTAGTCAAATGGCTGCATTAGCTCCGGAACATGAAGATCCTAATGTTGGATGGTATAATCGCTTTGCCAAGCACCCATATTATGGAAAGCTGG gtGTAAATTCTGGTGTTATGTTGATGAACTTAACTAGAATGAGAGCTTTTCAGTGGAGTGAATATGTAGTGCCAATTtatagaaaatataaattaaaaatcacatGGGGTGATCaagatattattaatattatttttcattaccATCCAG ggaaattatatttgtattCATGCAGATATAATTTTAGACCAGACCATTGTATGTACATGAGTGTTTGTAAACCTGCAGAAAAATATGGGGTTGCTGTAGTTCATGGTTCTCGTGGATTTTTTCACTCAGAAAAGCAGCCAGTTTTCCAAGTCTTATATAAGGCTTTTGAAgag TTCCATTTAGGAGGTGATGtatttaaagaattttatCAACCTCTTGAGGCTTACTTGGATCAACAGGACAACACTAATTGTGGGCACATAAAGGATGTGTTCCTCAAAAATGTTAGGCGGTTTATAGATGTTGACTATAATAAtcacaaataa
- the RpL37a gene encoding large ribosomal subunit protein eL37 has product MTKGTSSFGKRRNKTHTLCRRCGRSSYHIQKKQCAQCGYPAAKLRSYNWSVKAKRRKTTGTGRLRHLKIVRRRFRNGFREGGKPAPKKST; this is encoded by the exons ATG acGAAAGGTACTTCGAGTTTTGGTAAACGTCGTAATAAGACACATACTTTGTGTCGAAGATGTGGTAGGTCCTCGTACCACATTCAAAAAAAGCAATGTGCTCAATGTGGATATCCTGCTGCTAAATTACGCTCAT ACAACTGGTCTGTAAAAGCCAAAAGGAGGAAGACCACTGGAACTGGCCGACTCCGCCATCTGAAAATTGTACGCAGACGTTTCCGCAATGGTTTTCGTGAAGGTGGAAAACCAGCACCTAAGAAGTCAACGTAG